The proteins below are encoded in one region of Stigmatopora argus isolate UIUO_Sarg chromosome 2, RoL_Sarg_1.0, whole genome shotgun sequence:
- the wdhd1 gene encoding WD repeat and HMG-box DNA-binding protein 1: MPCERKPMRYGHSEGHTEVCFDDTGKFMVTCGNDGDVRIWENLDDDPRFINVGEKTYSLAVKNRKLVTATSNNTVQIHTFPDGDPDGILTRFTTNATHVTFNSSGSKVAAGSSDFLIKVVDVSDSSQQKTLRGHEAPVLSVTFDPKDDFLASASCDGSVIVWNIEEQAQVISWPLLQKANDVSNAKSICRLAWQPRTAKVLAVPVDTKVHLYERGSWDHVSTLSDDLLTQPINVTAWSPCGKFLAAASVGGFITFWDIESKLCIERQKHEKGFTVCSLAWHPSGNQIAYTDNEGHLGLLEAFSAPVSKTTIPKVTAVKGERGYEALFDDDDDDQVLDEGWDYDNSPTKKAVIGNNKDEEDDDDFIIPATGRVRNRGAILDDENSLDSGSLQLRQTKFDGDDDDADSAVMTAAVPATLRPIYDGPQPTPPQKAFQPGSTPLHLTHRFMMWNSVGMVRGYNDEQDNAIDVEFHDTAVHHAMHLTNTLGHTMTDISQEAVLLACPSTDELASKLHCLHFSSWDTNKEWMVDLPKGEDARALCLGQGWAAIATSALMVRLFSIGGVQKEIFSLPGAVVCMAGHGEQLLIVYHRGTGFDGEQALGVQLLQFGRKRKQIINGEPLPISPKSFLCWLGFTAEGTPCYVDSEGVVRMLNRSLGFTWTPVCNTRDTCKSKSDHYWVVGVHENPQQLRCIPCKGSRYPPTLPRPAVAILPFKLPLCQTTTEKGQMEEQFWRSVLFHDHYSFLSSHGYQVDEVGQNQVQKEQQALLMKMFALSCKLEREFRCIELAELMTQNVVTLAIRYASKSRRMVLAQRLSEIALDKASQIQDNEQEEEEEEEREYSEIRRTSLSSDQVVAKENHYRRHPQESKPDHELEEQEDEQQLEYEDGAESAKRVNPFAKVPGSPIKQAAQLPSKQVGRSNPFKVFGSEKSSAVSCQPRVANILDNMTSSRKSAPLSASAGKSNKSTILKPLPLRTKTKAQSTLLQMAGGKAVVKKTQENIEVRDDEQKQANLSTSPSPADNSETKSRPKTGFQLWLEENRKNIIADHPDLEETDIIKEAMGLFRNLPAEERLGWTEQAKSPPDDVLDLKKRKRSEADEGVEKEIEERETNENNARKKKALDPSSKLSAFAFNKN, translated from the exons ATGCCCTGTGAAAGGAAGCCTATGCGTTACGGACATTCAGAAGGACATACTGAAGTCTGCTTCGATGACACTGGGAA ATTCATGGTCACATGTGGGAATGATGGTGATGTACGGATATGGGAGAATCTGGATGACGATCCGAGGTTCATCAATGTCGGAGAGAAAACATATTCTTTGGCAGTAAAG AATAGGAAGCTTGTGACGGCAACCTCCAACAACACAGTGCAGATTCACACATTTCCTGATGGTGATCCGGATGGTATCCTTACCCGGTTCACTACTAACGCCACACATGTCACATTCAATAGCAGTGGATCTAAAGTTGCTGCTGGCTCCAG TGACTTCTTGATTAAAGTGGTAGATGTGTCAGACAGCAGCCAACAGAAAACCCTGCGGGGCCACGAAGCCCCTGTACTCAGTGTTACCTTTGACCCCAAAGATGACTTTTTG GCATCTGCCAGCTGTGATGGCTCAGTCATTGTGTGGAACATTGAGGAGCAG GCTCAGGTGATCAGCTGGCCTCTATTGCAGAAGGCCAATGATGTCAGCAATGCGAAATCAATATGTCGCTTGGCTTGGCAACCCCGCACAGCAAAG GTTTTGGCAGTCCCTGTGGACACTAAGGTTCACCTTTACGAGAGAGGCTCTTGGGACCATGTGAGCACCCTGTCTGATGATCTGCTGACTCAG CCCATCAATGTGACTGCATGGTCCCCATGTGGAAAATTTCTGGCAGCTGCCAGCGTGGGGGGTTTCATAACATTTTGGGACATTGAAAGCAAGCTGTGTATAGAGCG GCAGAAGCATGAGAAGGGTTTCACAGTGTGCAGTTTAGCCTGGCACCCATCTGGCAATCAGATTGCTTACACTGACAATGAAGGCCACCTAGGCCTTCTGGAGGCTTTCAGTGCACCCGTTTCTAAAACAACCATTCCCAAG gtgactGCAGTGAAAGGAGAGAGAGGCTATGAAGCTCtatttgatgatgatgacgatgaccaGGTCTTGGATGAAGGATGGGATTATGATAACTCCCCTACAAAGAAAGCAGTCATTGGTAACAATAAAGATGAAGAGGATGACGATGATTTCATCATACCTGCAACCGGGCGGGTGAGGAACAGAGGAGCTATCCTGGATGATGAAAATTCACTCG ACTCGGGCTCGCTACAGCTTCGTCAAACTAAATTTGACGGCGATGACGATGATGCTGACAGTGCCGTGATGACTGCAGCTGTGCCTGCGACCTTGCGGCCTATCTATGACGGGCCACAACCGACTCCACCCCAGAAAGCTTTTCAACCAGGCTCCACTCCTCTCCATCTCACTCACCGCTTTATG ATGTGGAACTCTGTGGGGATGGTGCGAGGCTACAATGATGAGCAAGACAATGCCATTGATGTGGAGTTTCATGACACAGCTGTACACCATGCTATGCACCTCACCAACACACTGGGCCACACCATGACTGACATTTCCCAGGAGGCCGTGTTACTGGCCTGCCCCAGCACGGATGAGCTGGCAAG caaaTTACACTGCCTTCACTTTTCATCATGGGACACCAACAAGGAGTGGATGGTTGACCTACCTAAGGGTGAGGATGCAAGGGCATTGTGTCTTGGTCAAGGCTGGGCGGCAATAGCCACCAGCGCCCTTATGGTCAGGCTTTTTTCCATCGGAGGAGTGCAAAAGGAAATCTTCAGTCTGCCTGGAGCTGTCGTTTGCATGGCGGGGCATGGAGAGCAGTTGTTGATTGTCTACCACAGAG GCACAGGTTTTGATGGAGAGCAGGCACTGGGAGTGCAGCTATTACAATTTGGTCGCAAACGAAAGCAAATCATCAATGGTGAACCTCTCCCAATCTCGCCCAAATCCTTCCTATGCTGGCTAGGATTTACTGCTGAGG GTACCCCTTGTTATGTTGATTCTGAGGGGGTGGTACGAATGCTGAACCGCTCCTTAGGCTTCACTTGGACACCAGTTTGTAACACGAGAGACACGTGCAAAAGCAAATCTGACCACTACTGGGTAGTTGGGGTTCATGAGAACCCTCAGCAACTCAG GTGTATACCATGTAAAGGCTCGAGATATCCCCCAACCCTGCCCAGACCCGCTGTGGCCATCCTGCCCTTCAAGTTGCCACTGTGTCAGACTACCACTGAGAAAGGACAGATGGAG GAACAGTTTTGGCGTTCAGTGCTCTTCCATGACCATTACAGCTTTCTGTCCTCACATGGCTACCAAGTAGATGAGGTTGGACAGAATCAGGTCCAAAAAGAGCAGCAAGCGCTGCTGATGAAGATGTTTGCT TTGTCGTGTAAACTGGAGAGAGAATTTCGCTGCATTGAGTTGGCAGAACTAATGACTCAAAATGTTGTGACACTGGCCATTCGCTACGCTTCCAAGTCCAGACGCATGGTCCTTGCACAACGGCTCAGTGAAATTGCGCTGGACAAAGCCAGTCAAATTCAGGATAACgaacaggaggaggaggaggaagaggaaagaGAATACTCTGAAATCAGGCGAACTTCTTTGAG CTCTGACCAGGTTGTGGCCAAAGAAAATCACTACCGCAGACACCCACAGGAAAGCAAACCAGACCATGAGCTTGAGGAGCAAGAGGACGAACAACAATTGGAATATGAAGACGGAGCAGAATCTGCAAAGC GTGTCAACCCATTTGCCAAAGTTCCAGGATCACCTATTAAGCAAGCTGCCCAACTCC caAGCAAGCAAGTTGGCCGTTCAAACCCTTTCAAG gtttttggttCAGAGAAGTCCTCAGCTGTTTCTTGTCAGCCTCGAGTTGCAAACATCCTGGACAACATGACGTCCAGCAGGAAGTCAGCTCCACTAAGTGCATCTGCAGGGAAGTCAAACAAAAGCACCATCCTCAAACCACTCCCCCTCCGAACAAAGACAAAG GCTCAGAGCACTCTCCTGCAGATGGCTGGTGGGAAAGCAGTCGTTAAGAAGACTCAGGAGAACATTGAGGTTAGGGATGATGAGCAAAAGCAAGCAAATCTCTCGACCTCTCCCTCACCAGCTGATAACTCTGAAACTAAAAG